The Miltoncostaea oceani genome includes a region encoding these proteins:
- a CDS encoding phosphate ABC transporter substrate-binding protein PstS family protein translates to MARGRRIALIAASAVLALGSLAVAGCGDDDEDATATSGGGDAAALSGNIVIDGSSTVAPLTSAAAEDFAADNGDVNITVGTSGTGGGFERFCTGETDISNASRAIEDDEVAACEAGGVAYEELRVASDGITIVTSSNADVGGTDITSAQLKAIWGPKSTIKNWSDIPGGDFNDVPLALAGPDSQSGTYDFFNEEILGEDAAGETVTPRQDYTASADDNVIVRAVQSGPGTMGYFGFTYYEENADTLAPFTLDGVEPTTESITDGSYPLSRPLFIYVKTASLEKPEVKAFVRYYLENATALAEDLQFVPAPQDALDEALARVPE, encoded by the coding sequence ATGGCACGTGGACGCCGGATCGCCCTGATCGCCGCCTCGGCGGTGCTCGCCCTGGGCTCGCTGGCCGTGGCCGGATGCGGTGACGACGACGAGGACGCCACCGCGACCTCGGGTGGCGGTGACGCCGCCGCGCTGTCGGGCAACATCGTGATCGACGGCTCCTCGACCGTCGCGCCCCTCACCTCGGCCGCGGCCGAGGACTTCGCCGCCGACAACGGCGACGTCAACATCACCGTCGGCACGTCCGGTACCGGCGGCGGCTTCGAGCGCTTCTGCACCGGCGAGACCGACATCTCGAACGCGTCGCGCGCCATCGAGGACGACGAGGTCGCCGCCTGCGAGGCGGGCGGCGTCGCCTACGAGGAGCTCCGCGTCGCCTCCGACGGCATCACCATCGTCACCAGCTCCAACGCCGACGTCGGCGGCACGGACATCACGTCCGCCCAGCTGAAGGCCATCTGGGGCCCGAAGTCGACGATCAAGAACTGGAGCGACATCCCGGGCGGAGACTTCAACGACGTGCCGCTCGCGCTCGCCGGCCCCGACTCGCAGTCCGGCACGTACGACTTCTTCAACGAGGAGATCCTCGGCGAGGACGCCGCGGGCGAGACGGTCACCCCCCGGCAGGACTACACCGCGTCGGCCGACGACAACGTGATCGTCCGCGCCGTGCAGAGCGGCCCCGGGACGATGGGCTACTTCGGCTTCACCTACTACGAGGAGAACGCCGACACCCTCGCGCCGTTCACCCTCGACGGCGTCGAGCCCACCACCGAGTCCATCACCGACGGCAGCTACCCGCTCTCGCGGCCCCTCTTCATCTACGTCAAGACGGCGTCGCTGGAGAAGCCCGAGGTGAAGGCCTTCGTGCGCTACTACCTCGAGAACGCCACCGCGCTCGCCGAGGACCTGCAGTTCGTGCCGGCGCCCCAGGACGCGCTGGACGAGGCCCTCGCCAGGGTCCCCGAGTAG
- a CDS encoding sugar-transfer associated ATP-grasp domain-containing protein, with amino-acid sequence MFHDVQQQAGRIGRALARRGRAATARATRTATIAAASARTAGPAGLPALARRTAHLVGTRRFGFDEAYTLGLLAPSVDDDAIDAAVSKSEMIAAQARLNPNEFWYLTEDKAIFYRLAEQLGLRVPTLYAVLCESGPGWSHTGEVLADAGDWERLLLSDALPDTFVIKPARGYYGLGVRVIERGGGTLHELGRGDVDAGALCRELVSDPQFHVYVVQERLENHPDMPGGRSALQTARIATLVDRDGGVRVINSFFKTALDGAAIDNFRLGATGNYSSVLDVRDGTFANVVGAGEGGVLTEVTPPEGVNAPRVGQKLLMWDECCALVAAAAPHFLPMRCIGWDVAVTPTGPVIVEANMWWDPVGSQRSIRDALEIMRRA; translated from the coding sequence GTGTTCCACGACGTTCAACAGCAGGCGGGACGGATCGGACGCGCCCTCGCGCGACGCGGTCGCGCGGCGACGGCCCGGGCCACGCGGACCGCGACGATCGCGGCGGCGAGCGCCCGGACGGCGGGGCCGGCGGGGCTCCCCGCCCTCGCCCGGCGGACCGCCCACCTCGTCGGCACCCGGCGGTTCGGGTTCGACGAGGCGTACACGCTCGGGCTGCTCGCGCCCTCGGTGGACGACGACGCCATCGACGCCGCCGTGTCCAAGAGCGAGATGATCGCGGCGCAGGCCCGCCTGAACCCCAACGAGTTCTGGTACCTGACCGAGGACAAGGCGATCTTCTACCGCCTCGCCGAGCAGCTCGGCCTGCGTGTGCCCACCCTCTACGCCGTCCTGTGCGAGTCGGGGCCCGGCTGGTCGCACACCGGCGAGGTCCTCGCCGACGCCGGGGACTGGGAGCGCCTGCTGCTGTCCGACGCGCTGCCCGACACCTTCGTGATCAAGCCGGCCCGCGGGTACTACGGCCTCGGCGTCCGCGTGATCGAGCGAGGCGGCGGCACCCTCCACGAGCTCGGCCGGGGCGACGTCGACGCCGGCGCCCTCTGCCGGGAGCTGGTGTCCGACCCCCAGTTCCACGTCTACGTGGTGCAGGAGCGGCTCGAGAACCACCCCGACATGCCCGGCGGGCGCAGCGCCCTGCAGACGGCCCGCATCGCGACCCTCGTCGACCGCGACGGCGGCGTCCGGGTGATCAACTCCTTCTTCAAGACGGCGCTCGACGGTGCGGCGATCGACAACTTCCGGCTCGGCGCGACCGGCAACTACTCGAGCGTCCTGGACGTCCGCGACGGGACGTTCGCGAACGTGGTCGGGGCGGGCGAGGGCGGTGTGCTCACCGAGGTCACGCCGCCCGAGGGCGTCAACGCCCCCCGCGTCGGTCAGAAGCTGCTGATGTGGGACGAGTGCTGCGCCCTGGTGGCCGCCGCCGCCCCCCACTTCCTGCCGATGCGCTGCATCGGGTGGGACGTCGCCGTCACGCCGACCGGCCCCGTGATCGTCGAGGCGAACATGTGGTGGGACCCGGTCGGCTCGCAGCGATCGATCCGGGACGCTCTGGAGATCATGCGCCGGGCCTGA
- a CDS encoding sugar-transfer associated ATP-grasp domain-containing protein, with translation MGAVAKAGSRVAHAATWRARAVRDHVARTIEIARATRRAHGAGPLAVGARALDMSRRGFTLDEAFALGLLDPGRPAAEVDDLLSKRRLIGVQSGLNPNEFWYLTEDKAIFYRLAEALGLPVPRLYAILCQSGPGWTRDGTVLAEPDDWARYLATGAPDEFVVKPARGYHGLGVRVVTRRPDGVLDVMGAGPTTVSRLCGELAADRQFHVHVVQERLRDHPDLPGDGSALQTLRIVTFVARDGTVEVVNAQFRMTAPGNPVDNFSNGTTGNVLAIIDLRDGTMGEILHAGPHREYLMTPAGTWPGGPPAGARLPCWEGIVAAVTSAAPHFLPHRAIGWDVAITPDGPRIVEANIWWDSPSPQAGIAALAERMRTT, from the coding sequence GTGGGTGCGGTGGCGAAGGCGGGATCGAGGGTGGCGCACGCGGCGACGTGGCGTGCCCGCGCCGTGCGCGACCACGTCGCGCGGACGATCGAGATCGCACGGGCGACGCGACGGGCGCACGGGGCCGGGCCCCTCGCCGTCGGGGCCCGGGCGCTCGACATGTCGCGGCGGGGGTTCACCCTCGACGAGGCGTTCGCGCTGGGGCTGCTCGACCCGGGTCGTCCCGCCGCGGAGGTGGACGACCTGCTGAGCAAGCGGCGCCTGATCGGCGTCCAGTCCGGCCTGAACCCGAACGAGTTCTGGTACCTCACCGAGGACAAGGCGATCTTCTACCGACTCGCCGAAGCCCTCGGCCTGCCGGTCCCGCGCCTGTACGCCATCCTCTGCCAGTCGGGTCCCGGCTGGACCCGCGACGGCACGGTCCTCGCGGAGCCCGACGACTGGGCCCGGTACCTCGCCACCGGCGCGCCGGACGAGTTCGTCGTGAAGCCGGCGCGGGGGTACCACGGCCTCGGCGTGCGGGTCGTCACGCGCCGCCCCGACGGCGTCCTCGACGTCATGGGCGCCGGCCCGACGACCGTGAGCAGGCTCTGCGGGGAGCTGGCCGCCGACCGCCAGTTCCACGTCCACGTGGTGCAGGAGCGCCTGCGCGACCACCCGGACCTGCCGGGCGACGGCTCCGCGCTGCAGACCCTGCGCATCGTCACGTTCGTCGCCCGCGACGGGACCGTCGAGGTCGTCAACGCGCAGTTCCGCATGACCGCCCCCGGCAACCCGGTCGACAACTTCTCGAACGGCACGACCGGCAACGTGCTCGCGATCATCGACCTGCGCGACGGGACGATGGGCGAGATCCTCCACGCGGGACCGCACCGCGAGTACCTCATGACGCCGGCGGGGACGTGGCCGGGCGGGCCGCCCGCCGGCGCCCGCCTCCCCTGCTGGGAGGGGATCGTCGCGGCCGTCACGTCGGCGGCACCGCACTTCCTCCCGCACCGCGCGATCGGGTGGGACGTGGCGATCACCCCGGACGGCCCCCGGATCGTCGAGGCTAACATCTGGTGGGACTCCCCCAGCCCACAGGCCGGGATCGCGGCCCTCGCCGAGCGGATGCGGACCACCTGA
- a CDS encoding CoA-binding protein, whose protein sequence is MSPIAGMADGAPSDAVRRILQAHRRLAVVGLSPRPDRPSHRAMVHMQANGYVITPVNPRCDEVLGNPCVPTLEAAAEQGPLGIVNVFRRPEDVPPIVDEAIRLGAEVIWLQLGITEPASAARARAAGLEVVQDRCIKMEHCRYFGGLNVVGLSTGVIGSRRMGGFHP, encoded by the coding sequence GTGTCCCCGATCGCCGGCATGGCCGACGGCGCCCCCTCGGACGCCGTGCGCCGCATCCTCCAGGCCCACCGGCGCCTCGCCGTGGTCGGCCTGTCGCCCCGCCCGGACCGGCCGAGCCACCGGGCGATGGTGCACATGCAGGCCAACGGCTACGTGATCACGCCGGTCAACCCGCGGTGCGACGAGGTGCTCGGCAACCCGTGCGTCCCGACGCTGGAGGCGGCGGCGGAGCAGGGGCCCCTCGGGATCGTCAACGTGTTCCGGCGCCCCGAGGACGTGCCGCCGATCGTGGACGAGGCGATCCGCCTCGGCGCGGAGGTGATCTGGCTGCAGCTCGGCATCACCGAGCCGGCGTCCGCGGCCCGCGCCCGCGCCGCGGGGCTGGAGGTGGTGCAGGACCGCTGCATCAAGATGGAGCACTGCCGCTACTTCGGGGGGTTGAACGTGGTGGGCCTCTCCACCGGGGTGATCGGCTCGCGGCGGATGGGGGGCTTCCACCCGTGA
- a CDS encoding O-acetylhomoserine aminocarboxypropyltransferase/cysteine synthase family protein translates to MSAAADDGGRAFGFDTRALHAGQRVDAETGSRAVPIHQTAAYVFEDADHAADLFDLNRFGNIYTRLMNPTTAVFEERMASLEGGVGALATSSGLAAQAVAIMTLLDAGDHIVASRHLYGGSHNQLAMTLSRFGVTTTFVDPADPAAWRAAVTPRTRLLYGETIGNPRLDVLDIAMVAGVAGEHGLPLLVDNTFATPYLCRPFEHGAHLVSHSATKWICGHGTTIGGVLVDGGTFPWEDGMFPGLVEPSPGYRGLRYAETFGNFAFVMKARVETMRDLGPVLSPFNAFLLLQGLETLSLRMDRHVASAAAVAEFLAGHPGVTWVAYPGSPGGPEAERAARYLPLGAGAVVTFGVRGGREAGRRLIEACDLCSHLANVGDAKTLIIHPASTTHRRLDEEGLALAGVGDDMVRVSVGLETLDDIVWDLDRAITAATSAA, encoded by the coding sequence GTGAGCGCCGCGGCCGACGACGGCGGGCGGGCGTTCGGGTTCGACACGCGGGCCCTGCACGCCGGGCAGCGGGTCGACGCGGAGACGGGGTCGCGCGCCGTCCCGATCCACCAGACCGCCGCCTACGTCTTCGAGGACGCCGACCACGCGGCGGACCTCTTCGACCTCAACCGGTTCGGCAACATCTACACGCGCCTCATGAACCCGACGACCGCGGTGTTCGAGGAGCGGATGGCGAGCCTCGAGGGGGGCGTCGGCGCCCTCGCGACGTCGAGCGGGCTCGCCGCCCAGGCCGTCGCGATCATGACCCTGCTCGACGCCGGGGACCACATCGTCGCGTCGCGGCACCTGTACGGGGGCAGCCACAACCAGCTCGCGATGACGTTGAGCCGGTTCGGCGTCACCACGACGTTCGTGGACCCCGCCGACCCCGCCGCCTGGCGCGCCGCCGTCACCCCGCGGACGCGGCTGCTGTACGGCGAGACGATCGGCAACCCGCGGCTCGACGTCCTCGACATCGCCATGGTCGCGGGGGTCGCGGGGGAGCACGGCCTGCCCCTGCTGGTCGACAACACGTTCGCGACGCCGTACCTGTGCCGTCCGTTCGAGCACGGCGCGCACCTCGTCAGCCACTCCGCCACGAAGTGGATCTGCGGTCACGGCACCACGATCGGCGGCGTCCTCGTGGACGGCGGCACGTTCCCGTGGGAGGACGGCATGTTCCCGGGGCTGGTGGAGCCGAGCCCGGGGTACCGGGGCCTGCGCTACGCCGAGACGTTCGGGAACTTCGCGTTCGTGATGAAGGCGCGCGTCGAGACCATGCGCGACCTCGGGCCGGTGCTCTCCCCCTTCAACGCGTTCCTGCTGCTGCAGGGCCTCGAGACGCTGTCGCTGCGGATGGACCGCCACGTCGCCTCCGCGGCGGCCGTCGCGGAGTTCCTCGCGGGCCACCCGGGCGTGACGTGGGTGGCCTACCCCGGGTCCCCCGGGGGTCCGGAGGCGGAGCGCGCCGCCCGCTACCTGCCGCTCGGCGCGGGCGCGGTCGTGACGTTCGGGGTGCGCGGCGGCCGGGAGGCGGGGAGGCGGCTGATCGAGGCCTGCGACCTGTGCTCCCACCTCGCCAACGTCGGCGACGCGAAGACCCTGATCATCCACCCCGCCTCGACCACCCACCGGCGCCTCGACGAGGAGGGCCTCGCCCTCGCGGGGGTCGGCGACGACATGGTGCGCGTCTCCGTCGGGCTCGAGACACTCGACGACATCGTCTGGGACCTCGACCGGGCGATCACCGCCGCGACGTCGGCGGCCTAG
- the gdhA gene encoding NADP-specific glutamate dehydrogenase: MSDSPRRPLDERLAAVHCQVLARNPGESEFHQAVEEVLESLGPVVAKHPEYVEAAILERLCEPERQIIFRVPWVDDAGAVRINRGFRVEFNSALGPYKGGIRFHPSVYAGVIKFLGFEQVFKNALSGLPIGGGKGGSDFDPRGRSDGEVMRFCQSFMTELHRHLGEHTDVPAGDIGVGEREIGYMFGQYKRITNRYESGVLTGKGIGVGGAQVRREATGYGVAVFTEEMLKATGRSMSGRRVVVSGSGNVAIYAAERAQRLGAEVVACSDSGGYVVDDGGLDIGLLRQVKERERGRVADYATRRGPGARHVEGGSVWEVPCEIALPCATQNEITGPDAARLIEGGCIAVAEGANMPTTPEAVRLLTGAGVLFAPGKAANAGGVATSALEMQQNASRDSWTFEYTEARLEEIMRGIHERCATTAAEYGSPGDYVAGANIAGFIAVADAMLALGLV; this comes from the coding sequence ATGTCCGACTCCCCCCGCCGGCCCCTCGACGAGCGGCTCGCCGCCGTCCACTGCCAGGTGCTCGCCCGCAACCCCGGCGAGTCCGAGTTCCACCAGGCGGTCGAGGAGGTGCTGGAGAGCCTCGGCCCGGTGGTCGCGAAGCATCCCGAGTACGTCGAGGCCGCGATCCTCGAGCGGCTCTGCGAGCCCGAGCGGCAGATCATCTTCCGGGTGCCGTGGGTCGACGACGCCGGCGCCGTGCGCATCAACCGGGGCTTCCGGGTCGAGTTCAACAGCGCCCTCGGCCCCTACAAGGGCGGAATCCGCTTCCACCCCTCCGTCTACGCCGGTGTGATCAAGTTCCTCGGCTTCGAGCAGGTCTTCAAGAACGCGCTCAGCGGCCTGCCGATCGGCGGCGGCAAGGGCGGGTCGGACTTCGACCCGCGTGGGCGCAGCGACGGCGAGGTCATGCGGTTCTGCCAGTCGTTCATGACCGAGCTGCACCGCCACCTGGGCGAGCACACCGACGTGCCCGCCGGCGACATCGGCGTCGGCGAGCGGGAGATCGGCTACATGTTCGGCCAGTACAAGCGGATCACCAACCGGTACGAGTCGGGCGTGCTGACCGGCAAGGGGATCGGCGTCGGCGGTGCGCAGGTGCGCCGGGAGGCGACCGGGTACGGCGTCGCGGTGTTCACCGAGGAGATGCTGAAGGCGACCGGGCGGTCGATGTCGGGGCGCCGGGTCGTGGTGTCGGGGTCGGGCAACGTCGCCATCTACGCGGCCGAGCGGGCGCAGCGGCTCGGGGCGGAGGTCGTGGCCTGCTCCGACTCGGGCGGGTACGTGGTCGACGACGGCGGGCTCGACATCGGCCTGCTGCGGCAGGTGAAGGAGCGCGAGCGGGGGCGCGTGGCCGACTACGCGACGCGGCGCGGCCCGGGCGCACGGCACGTGGAGGGCGGGTCGGTCTGGGAGGTGCCCTGCGAGATCGCCCTGCCGTGCGCGACGCAGAACGAGATCACCGGGCCGGACGCCGCCCGCCTCATCGAGGGCGGCTGCATCGCCGTGGCCGAGGGCGCCAACATGCCGACGACCCCCGAGGCCGTGCGGCTCCTGACGGGGGCGGGGGTGCTGTTCGCCCCCGGCAAGGCCGCCAACGCGGGCGGCGTCGCGACCTCCGCGCTCGAGATGCAGCAGAACGCGTCGCGCGATTCGTGGACCTTCGAGTACACCGAGGCGCGCCTCGAGGAGATCATGCGCGGCATCCACGAACGCTGCGCCACGACGGCGGCGGAGTACGGCTCGCCGGGCGACTACGTCGCGGGGGCGAACATCGCCGGCTTCATCGCCGTCGCCGACGCGATGCTCGCGCTCGGGCTCGTGTAG
- a CDS encoding helix-turn-helix transcriptional regulator, translating to MPHSTAMTPEEAGALAHPSRRAVAEALGTADDGLTVADLAARVGLHPNAVRQHLDVLQRAGVVVAAPSAPTGRRGRPSARYALAAPQAVAAVGHRELVRLLLELVRRAGTDEDGIEAFGWEQGRGLVALDAPPEALSASFAGLGFAPEEVTSEGARRAGEMDVRLRACPFKEAVLAEGGHLICALHRGLVRGALERVDDDAELAVFEPKDPRTAGCRVLVTGLSPR from the coding sequence ATGCCCCATTCCACCGCCATGACGCCCGAGGAGGCCGGGGCCCTGGCGCACCCGTCCCGGCGGGCCGTGGCCGAGGCCCTCGGGACGGCGGACGACGGCCTGACGGTGGCCGACCTGGCCGCCCGCGTCGGCCTGCACCCGAACGCCGTCCGCCAGCACCTCGACGTGCTGCAGCGCGCGGGGGTGGTGGTGGCCGCCCCCTCCGCGCCGACGGGCCGCCGCGGACGCCCGAGCGCGCGCTACGCCCTCGCCGCCCCGCAGGCCGTGGCCGCCGTCGGGCACCGGGAGCTCGTGCGTCTCCTCCTCGAGCTGGTGCGCCGCGCCGGCACCGACGAGGACGGGATCGAGGCCTTCGGCTGGGAGCAGGGCCGGGGCCTCGTGGCCCTCGACGCGCCCCCCGAGGCCCTGTCGGCGTCGTTCGCCGGCCTGGGATTCGCCCCCGAGGAGGTCACCTCCGAGGGGGCCCGGCGGGCCGGCGAGATGGACGTGCGCCTGCGGGCGTGCCCCTTCAAGGAGGCGGTGCTCGCCGAGGGCGGGCACCTGATCTGCGCGCTGCACCGCGGCCTGGTCCGGGGTGCTCTGGAGCGCGTCGACGACGACGCGGAGCTCGCGGTGTTCGAGCCGAAGGACCCCCGCACCGCGGGGTGCCGCGTCCTGGTGACCGGCCTGTCTCCGCGATGA
- a CDS encoding multicopper oxidase domain-containing protein, with translation MKVWTFGDRVPGPVVRVRVGDTVRASITNKTKMPHSIDFHAARIAPNRAFRDVAPGETFGFEFEATTPGVFMYHCGTAPVVHHIANGMYGMIIVEPEGGLAPVDRELAFVQSDFYVSDTPGMPADDAKLMSGIPDVVAFNGYAAQYKDTPIQVERGETIRAFVLAAGPNTWSAFHVVGTIFDRAWQDGNPANEQVGNQTLNLAASQGSIAEFRLDEEGIYPFVTHDFTNAAKGAVGLLRTSGAQGTMSH, from the coding sequence GTGAAGGTCTGGACCTTCGGCGACCGCGTGCCCGGCCCGGTGGTCCGCGTCCGCGTCGGCGACACCGTCAGGGCGTCCATCACCAACAAGACGAAGATGCCGCACTCGATCGACTTCCACGCGGCCCGCATCGCGCCGAACCGGGCGTTCCGCGACGTCGCCCCCGGTGAGACCTTCGGGTTCGAGTTCGAGGCCACGACGCCCGGCGTCTTCATGTACCACTGCGGCACCGCCCCCGTCGTCCACCACATCGCGAACGGCATGTACGGGATGATCATCGTGGAGCCCGAGGGCGGGCTCGCCCCGGTGGACCGGGAGCTGGCGTTCGTCCAGTCCGACTTCTACGTCTCCGACACGCCCGGCATGCCCGCCGACGACGCGAAGCTGATGAGCGGCATCCCCGACGTCGTCGCCTTCAACGGCTACGCCGCCCAGTACAAGGACACGCCGATCCAGGTCGAGAGGGGCGAGACGATCCGCGCCTTCGTCCTCGCCGCGGGCCCGAACACCTGGAGCGCGTTCCACGTCGTCGGCACGATCTTCGACCGCGCCTGGCAGGACGGGAACCCCGCGAACGAGCAGGTCGGCAACCAGACCCTCAACCTCGCCGCCTCGCAGGGGTCGATCGCCGAGTTCCGGCTCGACGAGGAGGGGATCTACCCCTTCGTCACCCACGACTTCACCAACGCCGCGAAGGGTGCGGTCGGCCTCCTCCGCACCTCGGGCGCCCAGGGCACGATGAGCCACTGA
- a CDS encoding YdeI/OmpD-associated family protein, producing the protein MGALDDLERFHAETREEWRAWLAANHATATGVWLVTWKASSGRPRLPYDDGVEEALCVGWIDSLARGIDDDRSSLLYTPRKAGSGWSRPNKERVARLRAAGLMQPAGQARIDAAVADGSWTLLDDVEDLIEPEELRAALDADPVARAHWDAFPRSAKRATLEWIVQAKRPETRARRIAEAAERSGRGERPRG; encoded by the coding sequence ATGGGCGCCCTCGACGACCTGGAGCGGTTCCACGCCGAGACGCGCGAGGAGTGGCGCGCCTGGCTCGCGGCGAACCACGCGACCGCCACCGGCGTCTGGCTCGTGACGTGGAAGGCGTCGAGCGGGCGTCCGCGGCTGCCCTACGACGACGGGGTCGAGGAGGCCCTCTGCGTCGGGTGGATCGACAGCCTCGCCCGCGGCATCGACGACGACCGGTCGTCGTTGCTCTACACGCCCCGGAAGGCCGGCAGCGGGTGGTCGCGGCCGAACAAGGAGCGCGTCGCCCGCCTCCGCGCGGCGGGGCTGATGCAGCCGGCGGGCCAGGCGAGGATCGACGCCGCCGTCGCCGACGGGTCGTGGACGCTGCTCGACGACGTCGAGGACCTCATCGAGCCCGAGGAGCTGCGGGCCGCGCTCGACGCCGACCCCGTGGCCCGCGCCCACTGGGACGCGTTCCCGCGCTCGGCGAAACGGGCGACCCTCGAGTGGATCGTCCAGGCGAAGCGGCCCGAGACGCGGGCCCGCCGCATCGCCGAGGCCGCCGAGCGGTCCGGCCGGGGGGAGCGCCCCCGGGGCTGA
- a CDS encoding heparan-alpha-glucosaminide N-acetyltransferase, which yields MSAPAPATGGGRLWEVDALRTAAIVMMVAYHVAYDVDLLGPGVDIDPFSGGWRALQVACGSTFLFVVGVSITISNGRARARGLTGTALYRRHLRRVGQVAAAALLVSVVTRVALGDDWVRFGILHCIAVAMLIGPLLVRLRWANAVLAAGALALGLVLRDATPSDVPGLLVLGVPAPGGAGVDWYPLFPWLAPVLLGLAVGAALYPEGRRGPWGRRLPEPRWAVPAGLPGRHALPIYLVHQPVLIPLVAAALALAGVDVSWAEFT from the coding sequence GTGAGCGCGCCCGCCCCGGCGACCGGCGGCGGGCGGCTCTGGGAGGTCGACGCCCTCCGCACCGCGGCCATCGTGATGATGGTCGCCTACCACGTCGCCTACGACGTGGACCTCCTCGGCCCCGGGGTCGACATCGACCCCTTCAGCGGCGGCTGGCGGGCGCTGCAGGTGGCATGCGGCTCCACCTTCCTCTTCGTCGTGGGCGTCAGCATCACGATCTCGAACGGCCGCGCCCGCGCCCGCGGGCTGACGGGGACGGCCCTGTACCGGCGCCACCTGCGGCGCGTCGGGCAGGTCGCCGCGGCGGCCCTGCTGGTCAGCGTCGTCACCCGGGTCGCCCTGGGCGACGACTGGGTGCGCTTCGGGATCCTCCACTGCATCGCGGTGGCCATGCTGATCGGGCCGCTGCTCGTGCGCCTCCGGTGGGCCAACGCCGTCCTCGCCGCCGGCGCCCTCGCCCTCGGCCTCGTGCTGCGCGACGCCACCCCCTCCGACGTGCCGGGCCTGCTGGTGCTGGGTGTCCCCGCGCCGGGTGGCGCGGGGGTCGACTGGTATCCCCTGTTCCCGTGGCTCGCGCCGGTGCTGCTCGGCCTCGCCGTCGGCGCGGCCCTCTACCCGGAGGGGCGCCGCGGCCCGTGGGGGCGGCGCCTGCCGGAGCCGCGGTGGGCGGTTCCCGCGGGCCTGCCCGGCCGCCACGCCCTGCCGATCTACCTCGTCCACCAGCCGGTGCTGATCCCCCTGGTCGCCGCCGCGCTGGCCCTTGCGGGCGTCGACGTGAGCTGGGCGGAGTTCACCTGA
- a CDS encoding inositol monophosphatase family protein, with protein MSADLLSVALAAARAAGDLLLARADEVVGGISSKTSGTDLVSDADRDAEALVIATIRAARPGDGILAEEGGGGAGSTGITWVVDPLDGTINYLWGVPQWSVSIAAADDRGAVAGVVHDPSRGETFTAVRGGGARMGGRVLAVTPGRPLGEALVGTGFSYRSAERAVQAGRLTRVLPAVRDVRRLGSAALDLCWVAAGRLDGYYETGLNPWDRAAGELVAREAGARVRELAPGGLIVAGPDLIDPLARLVLGDDA; from the coding sequence GTGAGCGCCGACCTGCTCTCCGTCGCGCTCGCGGCGGCGCGGGCGGCGGGCGACCTGTTGCTCGCCCGCGCGGACGAGGTGGTCGGCGGCATCTCGTCGAAGACGAGCGGCACCGACCTCGTCAGCGACGCCGACCGCGACGCGGAGGCGCTCGTCATCGCCACCATCCGGGCGGCGCGCCCCGGCGACGGCATCCTCGCCGAGGAGGGCGGCGGCGGGGCGGGGAGCACGGGGATCACCTGGGTCGTGGACCCCCTCGACGGCACCATCAACTACCTGTGGGGCGTCCCGCAGTGGAGCGTGAGCATCGCCGCGGCCGACGACCGGGGCGCCGTCGCGGGGGTCGTCCACGACCCCTCCCGCGGCGAGACGTTCACGGCCGTCCGCGGCGGCGGCGCCCGCATGGGCGGCCGGGTGCTGGCGGTGACGCCGGGCCGGCCGCTCGGCGAGGCCCTCGTCGGGACCGGGTTCAGCTACCGCTCCGCCGAGCGGGCCGTGCAGGCCGGCCGCCTCACCCGCGTGCTGCCGGCGGTGCGCGACGTGCGGCGCCTCGGGTCCGCGGCGCTCGACCTGTGCTGGGTCGCCGCCGGCCGCCTCGACGGCTACTACGAGACGGGGCTGAACCCGTGGGACCGCGCGGCGGGCGAGCTCGTCGCGCGCGAGGCCGGGGCGCGGGTGCGGGAGCTGGCGCCCGGCGGGCTCATCGTCGCGGGGCCGGACCTGATCGACCCGCTCGCGCGGCTGGTCCTCGGCGACGACGCGTGA